The region TGCGCCCCCGGCGGCGTGCGGTAGGCCAGGGTGGCGTAGTGCACGGGATAGCCCGCCCTCACCGCCACCTCGAGGAGCGAAGCCTTGAACGGCAGCAGCTCCGAGCCATCCCCGGTCGTGCCTTCGCCGAACAGGATGATGCCGCCGCCATGGTTCAAGCGCTCTTCGGCGAGAGCACCGATGCGCAGCAGATCCCGTTTGGTCCCACGATCGATCAGCAGCGTGTCCGAAGCCCGGCAGATGGACCCCACCACCGGCCAGGCCCCGAGGTCGGCTTTGGCGACGAAGGTTCCCCCGACCAGGCTTCCGAGGAGCGGAATGTCGACATAGCTGAGGTGATTCGTGACCAGGAAGAAGGGCGGCTCGGGGAGATTGCCCTGCACCGTCAGCTCGAGGCCGAAGGCGCGGCACAGGCTCGCGCCCCAGCGGCGCATGATGCGGTCTTGATGGGCGATGCGTTGGGTCGGCCGATGACGCCGGCGCCAGGAGCCCAAGCTCACCGAGAGGTAGTCGCGACCGGTCGCCAGCGCCACCGCGAGGAGGCCACTGGCCTTCACCAGAAAGGGCCGTTCAGAATTGCCGTCGGCGGAGCGAATGCGGCTCGTGAAGAGGAGGCCGGAGGCAGCACGGCGGGGAGTATACCCGCCGTGCCCCGCTAGCTGCCTGCTGAAAAACTCATCGGCAACCTGCTTCCGGGCCTGAGAGGGCCCGGCGGCGGCAGAGGCTTGAAGGGGCCGCCCTGGATTGGGCCGAGGACGGGGCGGCCTGCCGACAGTAGGCACCGTCTGCTACTCCAGCAGACGGTCTCCGAGCCCAAAGGGCGAGGCGGCGCCGAAGGCGCCGAGGTCGGGGGCGCCCGGCCAGGGGTGAGAGCCAACGACATGTGCGTTGGCTCGAGGGGGGCGCCTTTTAGCCCCCCTGAAATAAACAGCAGGCGCTGAAGAAGCCGCCACGCGGCTTTTTCAGCAGCCTGCTAGCAGTTGTCGTCGTCTCGCAGTTCCGGCAGGAGCAGCGCCGGATCGATCGGCTCGCCCTGGCGATGGACCTCGAAGTGGAGGTGCGGC is a window of Acidobacteriota bacterium DNA encoding:
- a CDS encoding lysophospholipid acyltransferase family protein, with translation MKASGLLAVALATGRDYLSVSLGSWRRRHRPTQRIAHQDRIMRRWGASLCRAFGLELTVQGNLPEPPFFLVTNHLSYVDIPLLGSLVGGTFVAKADLGAWPVVGSICRASDTLLIDRGTKRDLLRIGALAEERLNHGGGIILFGEGTTGDGSELLPFKASLLEVAVRAGYPVHYATLAYRTPPGAQRARDAICWYGDEELAPHFKRFQRLRGFEATVTFGDQPLVGEDRKQLAAALRQAMARQFVVTD